In the genome of Streptomyces sp. Tu 3180, the window GCCTCGGTGTTGGGCGTGACGGCCTCCCCGGCCTCGCCCCGGTGGCCGCGCCCGGCGGATTCCTCCCGGGTGCGGCGCTCGGCCTCCTCGACCTCGCGCAGCACCTCCTCGACGGCCGTCCGGGGTTCCTTGCGGTCGTCGTGCTCGGACACAGGTGTCTCCCTTCGTCGGTACTCGTCCCGCCGGTGCCGGTCAGGACGTGCGTCGTGCGGTCACGGCCGGGTCCGGCCGCGCGCGGTGGCGAGGTGCAGCGGCACCGGATCGGCGGGGACCGCCTCCTCGTTGAGCCGGGTGACCTCCGCCCACCAGGACGGGCCGTCCTCGATGTGGCGCAGCAGCACCCCCTCGCGCAGCGCCCAGGGGCAGATGGTCACCGTCCGGAGCCCGGTCAGCTTCATCGCCGTGTGCGCGACGACCGCGCCGGCCAGGCTCTGCGCGGCGCGCGGGGCGGAGATGCCGGGCAGCCGGGAGCGCTCGGCGGCGGGCAGCGCGGCCAGGCGGCCGATCGCCTCCCGCAGGTCGGCGCAGGACAACTCCCGCTCCACGAAAGGTCCGTGCCGCCCGGGCGCGGCCCCGCACAGCCGTCCCAGCTGCTGGAAGGTGCGGGAGGTGGCGACCGCCGTGCGCGGCCCCTCCCAGCGGATCCGCGCCGCCGCGTCCCGCAGCTGGTGGCGGATCCTGCGGCGCAGCGCCCGCAGCTGCTCCGGGGAGGGCGGGTCCCGGTCCTCGAAGTACTCGTGGGTCAGCCGGCCCGCGCCCAGCGGCAGCGAGGCCACGAAGTCGGGCAGCCGGCCGCGCCCGAAGGCGACCTCCAGCGAACCCCCGCCGATGTCCAGCAGGGCGAGCGGTCCGGAACGCCAGCCCATCCAGCGGCGCGCCCCGAGGAAGGTGAGCTCGGCCTCGACCTCGCCCGGCAGGGTGCACAGCTCGACGCCCGTCCGGTCCCGGACCGCGCGCAGCACCTCCTGCCGGTTCGGCGCGCCGCGCACCACGGCCGTCGCGAACGCCAGCGGGCCGGAGGCACCCCACCGCGCGGCGGCACGGTCCGCCGCCGCCACGGCGTCGACGAGCCGCTCCACCGCCTGCTCCGGTATCGGGAGCCCGGGCGTGACCTGCTCGGACAGCCGGATCGGCCACTTGGCCGTGTGCACCGGCAGCGGCACCCCGCCCTCCGCGTCCGCGACGACGAGTCTGACGGTCTTCGATCCGACATCCACCACGCTGGTTCGCATGGCCCGTGGGTACCCACTTACCGCCCGGGCCAACGGACGGGAAGCGGTGGACGACTCATACGTGCCCCCTGTGTGACCGGACGGTGACCTCCTGTTGATCCCTTCCCGTGCGGGGGCCGGGCGCCGGACGGGCCGGCGGGACGCGCATGACGCGGGGAGGCGCGCCCCGGAAGTCCGCGGCCGTCACGGTGCCCTCGTACGAGCCGAACCCCACCAGCACCACGTCGCCGACGGGATTGCGCTCGCGCACGAGCCGCCCGACGTCGACCGTCCCGGCGTCGGCCATGTCGGTGGCCCGGGCGTCCCCGACGTGGGTGTTGTGCTCCCACACCACCGCCTTGGCGCCGGCGCCGTGGTGGGTCATGAGCCGGTCGAGCGTGTCGGCCATGTGCCGGTCGCGGGTGTTCCACGACTCCGGGCCGCCGCCCACCATCGCCCGGTAGTGGGCCTCGGCCCCGGCCGGCGCCTCGGCGTTCTGCCGGGCGGAGAACTCCGCCAGGTCCTCCGGGGCCTCCGTCCGTGCCGACGCGCGGCGCACCTCGGCGAGCAGCGCTCCCGATGCGGTCCATCAGGGCGTCGAGCGAGCCGGGGCCGCTCAGTGGCAGGGCGTCGTCCCGGATGCGCCCGAGCCCGTCGCGCGCGGCGGAGGCCTCAGCCGGGACACTCATCGGCTCCTCCCTGGTCCGGGACGGATCCGACACCGGTCGCCGGCGGCCCGCCGGGGCCGCCGGACCGCCGGGGAGCGCCGCCCCGCCCGCGGGCGCCGTACCGGAGATCGTCCCGTCCGCCTCTCCCGCGACCGGGCGGCGTGCGCCGCGCGGGTATCCGTGGCGGCGGCGCGTACGCACCGCAGCCGCGCGGGGGACGGCAGCGGACGCGGGCCCCGCCGGGTGTTTGCCGGGGGTGCGCGAGGGCACCCCGCACGTACGGATCCGGCCGCCCGCGCAGGCCGCGTGCGGCGTCCCGCACCGACATCCTGTGCCCACCGAACCCGACGCGACGGGAGTGCGCGGATGACCACAGCCGCCCAGCATCCGCACCCGCTCCCCGGCCGGACCGGCCCGCGCGTCGGCGTCCCCGGTTCCCACGACGGACCGACCGTCCCGACGCCGCGGACGCGGTGAACGGCGTGAGGGGCGCGAGCAGTGCACACGTCACCGGGCAGCGGCCCGGTGACGTCCGTGAGCCGCGGGAGCCGCGGGCGGAGCCGTCCCGGACGGAACCGCACGACGCGGCCCGAGGAGAGCCGACGGGAGACGCCCGATGCCCATCCTGGAACCGCCCGACCGGGTCCGCACCGTCACCCTGCCGCCGCGGTCCGCCCTGCACGCGGGCCGCACCGACGTCCTGGTGGTCGGCGGCGGCCCCGCCGGATGCGGCGCCGCGCTCGCCGCGGCCGACGCCGGGGCCGGGGTGGTGCTGGTGGAGCGCTACGGGTTCCTCGGCGGCAACGCGACCGTGGCCCTGGTCATGCCGCTGATGTCCTTCCACAACGAGCACAAGCAGGCCGTGTTCGACGGGTCCGGTGACGGCACCCGGCTGCTGCCCACCGACCACGGCGAGGGCGAGCCGGTGGTCGCGGGAGTCCTGTGGCGGCTGCTGGACCGGCTCACCGAGCGCGGCGGTTGCGTCCCGCCCTCCCCGGAGACCGGCTACACCGTGCCGTTCGACCCGGAGGTCTTCAAGCTGGTCCTGCTGGACCTGCTCGACGAGTCCGGGGTGCGGATGCTGTTCCACTCCTTCGCCTCCGCCGCGCTGCCGCTGGACGACGGCTGGCGCGTGGTCTTCGAGACCAAGTCGGGACCGGTGGTGATCGACGCCGGTGTGGTCGTGGACGCCACCGGTGACGGCGACGTCGCCGCCTCCTGCGGAGCGCTGTACGAGGTCGGCCGGCCCGAGGACGGGCTGGTGCAGCCGATGACGCTCATGTTCCGGGTCGCGGACTTCGCGCAGCCGCGGTTCGCCGAGTACGTCCGCGAGCACCCCGACCAGTGGCGCGGCGTGCACGGACTGTGGGACCTCGTCAAGGAGGCCACGGCGGACGGTGAGCTCGAGCTCCCGCGCGAGGACATCCTGTTCTTCGGCACCCCCCATTCCGGCGAGGTCAGCGTCAACAGCACGCGCGTCACGAGGGCGTTCGGCACCGACGTGTGGGACCTCACCCGTGCCGAGTACGCCGGCCGCCGCCAGCTCGAGCAGATCGACCGCTTCCTGCGCCACCACGTACCGGGCTTCGAGGACTCCTACGTGGTGCAGAGCGGCACCCACATCGGTGTCCGCGAGACCCGCCGGGTGCTGGGCGACTACAAGCTGACCGGACACGACATCCTGGCCGCGCAGCCCTTCCCGGACGTCGTCGCGCACGGCGCCTACCCGGTCGACATCCACAACCCCAGGGGCACCGGCACCGTCCTCAAACGCGTGCCCGCCGGCCGCTTCTACGACATTCCGCTGCGCTGTCTGCTGCCCCGGGAGACGGACCGGCTGCTGGTGGCCGGCCGCTGCATCTCCGGCACGCACGTGGCGCACTCCTCGTACCGGGTCATGCCGATCGCGATGGCCACCGGTCAGGCGGCCGGCGTCTGCGCGGCACTGGCCACCCGCCTCGGGCGCGTCCCACGGGACCTGCCGCACTCCCTCGTCCAGCAGGAACTGCTGCGCCAGGGCGCCCGCCTGCGGATCGACGGCACCGACCACCCGCCCGTACGCGGCTGAGGGGAGGACCCGGCACCCCCCTTCGGGCGGGACGGCGCCGGCCCCCTCCGGCCCCGGCGCACGGTCCCCGGCTCCCCGTCACGCCAGCTGCCGCCGCACCAGCTCGTACAGCCGGCCGTTCGTGTCGGCGAGCAGCAGGGCGGGCGGGCCCTGCTGCACCACCTTGCCGTCCTCCATCACCACGACCCGGTCCGCGTCCAGCACCGTCGACAGCCGGTGCGCGATGACGATCCGGGTCGCCCGCAGGGCCTTGGTGCTCTCGATCACCGTGCGCTGCGTCGCGTTGTCCAGGGCGCTGGTCGCCTCGTCGAAGAAGAGGATCCGCGGCCGGCGGATCAGCGCCTGGGCGATCATCAGCCGCTGCCGCTGACCGCCGGAGACCGCGCCGCCGCCCGAGACGATGGTGTGCAGCCCCATCGGCATGCGCCTGATGTCCTCGGCGAGCCCCGCCATCTCGGCCGCCGCCATCGCCTCCTCGGGCGTGTACGCCTCGGTGCCGCAGATGACGTCCAGGACGGAACCGGTGAACGGCTGGGCGTGCTGGAGCACCACCCCGCACTGTCGGCGCACCGCCGACCGGTCCAGGGCGGCCAGGTCCTGGCCGTCGTACAGCACGCTGCCGGACACGGGCCTGTCGAAGCCGATCAGCAGTCGCAGCAGGGTGGACTTGCCGCAGCCGCTCGGCCCGACGATCGCCACGAACTCGCCGGGACGCACCTCGAAGGACACGTCGTCGAGGACCAGCGGACCGTCGTCGGAGTAGCGGAAGGACAGCCGCCGCGCCTCGATCGCCCCGGTCAGCGGGCCCGGCCGGGTGCTCGCCGCGCGCACCTCGGGCGTGGCGTCCAGCACCGGCTTGATCTGCTCGAACAGCGGCAGCGCGGCCACCCCGGAGACGAACGCGCCGGTCAGCTGGGTGACCGAGGTGAGCACCATCGTCATCGACGTGCTGAAGGTGAGGAACTCGGCCGCCGTCATCGAGCCGCGCGCCGGGCCCGCGAGGAGCATGAACATCGCCAGCGTGCACAGCGGCAGGTAGACCGCGCCCAGCACCGCCGTCAGGTTCTTGATCCGGCCCGCCCTCTGCTGGAGCTCGCGGCTGCGGGCGAACTCGGACGCCCAGGCGGCGTACGCGTAGTTCTCCGCCGCGGCCACCCGCAGCTTCGGCAGGCCGCGCAGGGTCTGGAAGGCCTGGTTGTTCAGCTTGTTGGTGAGCACCACCAGGCGCCGCTGCCAGCGCACCTGCCACAGTCCGAGCCCCAGGAACACGCCCGCGACGACGACCAGCATCCCGATCGCGGCCAGCGCCATCGGCACGCTGAACCACAGCAGCAGCCCCAGGTTCACGGCGCCCACGGTGACCGACTGCGCCACCGTGGGACCGACCCCGGCCAGCAGCCGGCGGATCGCGCTGATGCCCATGGCGGCGCTCGCCAGCTCACCGGTCGACCGCTCGGTGAAGAAGCGGGTCGGCAGCCGCAGCAGCCTGTCCCAGACGGCCGGCTGGAGCGTCGCCTCCACCCGGCCCTCCAGGCGCAGCAGCGTGAGGTTCTGCAGCAGCATGAAGGCGGCGGCCACCACGCTGCTCAGGATCACCGCGAGGCACACCTGCACGATCAGGTCGGTCCGCGCCCTCGGCACGAACTCGCCGAGCACCTTGCCGGTCGCGAGGGGCACCAGGGCCCCGAGCGCCACCGTCACCAGGCCGCTCAGCAGCAGGCCGGCCAGATCACCGCGCGTCCCCGTCATGCAGAACCGCAGCAGCCCCAGCGGGCTCAGGCGGCGCTCGGGCAGCGGGCGGTAGAACATCACCGCGCGGGGCTCGAACTCCTCGGCGTTCGCCTTCTCGACCGGTGTCTCCCTGCCGGTCGCGGGATGCACCGCCACGTAGCCGCCGCGCCGCCACAGCAGCGCCACCGGGGCGCCGGACAGGGCCCGGTGGCCCACCAGCGGGCCGACGTCGTCCCGCCACCAGCGGCCGGACAGCCGCACCACGCGGGTGCGGACCCGGGAGGCCAGGGCGACCCGCTCGACCGGATCGAGCCGGTCCCCGCCGGTGCCGGCCTGCGCGGGCGCGGCGAGCGGGATGCCGGCCGCCCGGGCGACCAGCTCGCACGCCGCGTACGTGGCGTCCGCGTCGGCCGCCGTGGTGCGCCGCCCCGACCGCTTGCCGATGGAGGCGAGCAGCGTCCGGTCGGCCTGGACCCGCACCGCCTCACCGGCCTTGATGCCCTCGGCGGTGCGCGTCTCGTGGGTGTGTTCCAGCTGCTCGATCCACCGGTCCAGCGTGGTCATCAGCCGGTACTGCTGGTCGACCATGCTCTGCCACAGGGCCGGGTCCATCAGCAGGTCGGCCGCGGCCTCCGCGCCGTACAGCGAGCCGTACTGCACGCTGCCCGGCGGCACCTGCATCCAGAGGACGTCGTCGTCGGTGGGGGCCGCGGCCCGCTCGGTGGCCATCGGCGCCTGGAACAGCACCGACAGACCGCGGCCCGCGCCGAGCGCGAGGGCGTACTCCAGCGGGCTCGTCGTCGGCGGCACGTACTGCGGGTTGCCGTACTCGTCGTAGGACCAGGTCTGGGTGCCGGCCGGCTGGTACAGCTCGCGCAGGCCGATGCGGTGCACCACGCAGTCCCGCAGCGGGCGCGCCACCAGCGTGTGCGTCGGACCGGCCACCGGACCCAGCACCAGTGCCCCCGCCTCCAGCCGGCCCAGATGGTGCCAGTGGCCCTGCCGCTCGGCGTCGACCGCGAACAGGTCCACCGCGCCCGCCGCGATGAGCCACAGCACCTGCGGCCCTTCCAGGTCCAGGCGGCTGAACCCGGCGCAGTCGATCGGCGTGCCCAGCGAGCCGAGCGCGCCCAGGACGAGGTCGCCGCCCTGGCTCTCGTGCACGGTCGTCATCTCATCGCTCCCTGACCAGCGCCGCGTACGCGCCGCCGCGCGCCACCAGTTCCTCGTGCCGTCCGCGTTCCACGACCGTGCCGTGGTCCAGGACGACGATCTCGTCGCTGTCGCGCACCGTGCTCAGCCGGTGCGCGATCACCACACAGGCGCAGCCCCGCCGGCGCAGGTTGTCCATCACGACCAGCTCCGTCTCGGCGTCCAGCGCGCTGGTCACCTCGTCCAGCACCAGGATGCTCGGCCGCCGCACCAGGGCCCGCGCGATCTCCAGGCGCTGGCGCTGACCGCCGGAGAAGTTCCGGCCGTCCTGCTCGACCGGGCTGTGGATGCCGCCCGGCCGGCGCATGATCACGTCGTACAGCGCCGCGTCCCTGAGCGCCTCCACCACGGCCTCGTCCGGGATCGACGGGTCCCACAGCGCCACGTTGTCGCGGACGGTCCCCTCGAACAGGAACACGTCCTGGTCGACGAAGGAGACGGACGCGGCCAGCGCCCCGCGCGGGATGTCCTCGATGCGCTGCCCGTCGATCCGGATCACGCCCTCCCACGGCGTGTACAGACCCGAGATCAGCCGGGACACCGTGGACTTGCCGCTGCCGGAGCCGCCGACCAGCGCCACCTGCTGCCCGGGACCCACGGTCAGGTCGAACCCGGTCAGCAGCGGCTTGTCCAGCGGGTTGTAGCCGAAGGTGAGGTTCTGCAGCTCGACGTGGCCGTCCAGACGGCGCGTCGACCCACCGGCGCCGGGACGGCCGTAGAGCGGGTCCGCCCGGAAGTTCTCCACGTCCTTCAGCCGGGCCACGTCCGCGGCGAAGTCCTGGATCCGGCCCGCCACGCCGTTGAGCCGGGTCAGCGGGGCGGTGAACCGGGCGACCAGCGCCTGGAACGCGACCAGCAGACCGACCGAGATGTGCCCCTCGACCGCCCGCACGCCGCCGATCCACAGGATCAGCGCGCTGTTGAGGGTGGCGAGCGTCGGCGCGACGATGCCGAGCCAGGCGCTCGGCACGCCGAGCCGCTGCTGCTCCTCCAGGGTCGTGGCGTGCTGCCCGGCCCACTTGCGGAAGTAGCCGTCCTCCCCGCCGGTCGCCTTCATCGTCTCGATCAGCTGCAGACCGGTGTAGGCCGTGTTGGTGAGCCGCGCCGTGTCCGCGCGCAGCTTCGCGGTACGGGTGGCGCGCAACCGGATGACGATCCGCACCGCCACGATGTTCAGCAGCGCCACCCCGATGCCCACGAAGGTCAGCTGCGGGTCGTACGTGTACAGCAGCACCGCGTACAGCACGACCACCACCGCGTCCACGCCCGCCGCCGACAGGTCGCGGGCCAGCGTCTCGGCCACCGCGTCGTTGGACTGCAGCCGCTGCACCAGGTCGGCCGGGCTGCGCTGGGAGAAGAACGTCACCGGCAGGCGCAGCAGATGGCGCAGGAAACGGGCGCTGGAGAGCGTGGAGGAGATGATCCGGCCGTGCAGCAGATTGGCCTGCTGGAGCCAGGTCAGCACCAACGTGAGCAGTACGCACGCGCCCATCGACGCGAACAGCACGCCCAGCATCGAGGTCCGCTCGCCGATCAGGAACTCGTCGATGAAGGTGCGGCTCAGTCCGGGCACCGCCGCGCCGACCGCGACCAGCAGCAGGCTCGACAGCACCACGGCGGGCATCGTCCCGGCGGTACCGCGCAGCCGGGCCGGCATCGCGCCGAGCACGCCCGGCCTGCGGCCGCCCCGGGTGAAGTCCTCGCCGGGCTCCATCACCAGGACGACCCCGGTGAAGCTGCCGTCGAACTCCTCCAGGGGGACGAACCGGCGGCCCTTGCCGGGGTCGTTGATGAACACCCCGCGGCGGCCGAACCGGCGGCCCATGCCGTCGTAGACGACGTAGTGGTTGAACTCCCAGAACAGGATGGCCGGCGCGCTCACCTCGGCGAGGGCGGCCAGGTCCATCTGCATGCCCTTGGCGGTCAGCCCGTACCCACGGGCCGCCTTCAGCAGGTTGCTGGCGCGCGAGCCGTCCCGCGAGACACCGCAGGCGATGCGCAGCTCCTCCAGCGGGACATGGCGGCCGTAGTGGCCGAGCACCATCGCGAGGGAGGCGGCGCCGCACTCCACCGCCTCCATCTGGAGCACGGTGGGCGTACGGACGGTCTTCGCCCGGGACCTGGGCACCTCGCGCTTCGGCGGGGCGGCACGGCGCCTGCCGCGGGTCTCCTGGGTGGTGGTCACGGCAGCAGCCAATCGACGGGACGCCGGTCGGCCAGCCGGATCGAACCCGTGGCCAGGGTCATCGAGGTGAGCGGGAACGGCGGGCCGTCCGCGGAGGACCACGCGTAGCCGCTCTCGGTGGCGGACGACCTCTCCAGCTCGACCGTGACGGCCACCGGCCTTCCCTCCTCGGTGAACTGCTCGCCGAGCCGGCTGTCGCCGAGGAACGCGGCGATCTGCTGGGCGGACCGGGCCGAGCGGTCCACCGACTTCACCTCGCCGCGCAGCACGCCGTACTCCTGGCTCGGCACCGACTGCACGGTCAGGTCGACGGGGGCGTGCGCGGGGATGCCGGCGGCGTTCTCGGCGGGGACGTACACCGTCGCGTACAGCGGGGCCTTCGCGCGGGAGACCTTCTCCACGGCGGCGACGTTCGCGCCGGTCCGGATGATCTGCCCGACACTGGCGGCGAGCGCGGTGATCCGGCCCGCGTCGAGGGTCCGCACCACGGTGTCGCCCCGGGCGGTGCGCACCTTCAGGACGGGGGAGCCGGCGGGCAGTCGCTCGCCCTCCTCGGCGAGGACGGCGGTGACCTGACCGGCGACGGGGCTCTGCAGGACGTAACTGCCCTGTCCGTACGTGAGAACGGCGGGCGCGCTGACCGTGGAGGAAACCGATCCGGTCACCGCCCACACCGAGGCGGCCGCCATCGCGACCACCGTCACGGACAGCACCAGCCAGCCCTGCGGCCGGGCGAAGCGCACCGGGAGGTCGAGCTCCTCCGGCGACTGGAGCCTGGCGAGGGCCTGTTGGCGGAACTGCACGGGTCTTCCCCCACCTGCGTGAACTGAACGACGTACTGCGGGCGCCGGCGCGCCGGCCGGAGAGGCGACGGCACCGCCGAGTCCCGGAGCCGGGGGCGGCTCCGGGACTCAGTGACACGAGGGCGCGATCAGAGACCGGCGACCAGGTTCGTGACCGGGGCGGTGTTCAGGCCGGTGACACCCTCGACGGTGCCGACGGCCGTGTCGACCAGGGCGGAGACCGGGGCGATGCTGTCCACCGCGCCCGTGAGGGTGTTCACGGCGTTCACGGACAGGCCGCCGGAGACGCTGTCGAGGTCGGCGTCGGAGATCTCGGCGGTCTCGACCTGGGGGGTGGAGTTCATGATGGAACTTCCCTTCGTATGGATATTTCACAAGGGGGGAGCGGCCCCCTCTGGGGGACAGACGAAGGCCGCGACCGCGGGCGCCGAACGCCCGTCGCCGGGAGCCCGGAACGGCCTTGCGGTGCGATGGATCAAAGCACGCCGCGGGCACGGGCTTCCAATCAACCAAACGTCCCACCAGGCAACTTGCGCCGCGCCGGCGTCCAAGCGTGCAGACGAGGGCACGGCTCGATGGCGACTTCTTCACATGCCCCACCGCATCGCCCCGCCCGGTCGCTTGCGCCCCTCGGAGCGGAATCCGGCACACCGGCCCCAAAGGCGTGGCCGCCCCTTCGGCGTGTGGAGGGATCCGGGCTCCGGTGACCGGCTTGGGCATTCGATGTGCAGATTCGCTGAAGCCGAGACTCCGCTCCCTGGCCGTGACCCTCCGCTCACACCGCGTCGCGCACCGTGTCAGCCCAGGAGCGCGTAGACCGTGCTCGCGCGGGCGGCGACGAGCCCCGACTCCTCGGCGGTCATCGTGATGTCGGCGAACGCCATCCGGCGGCCGATCTTGGTGAGCACCGCCTCGACCAGGACGTCCGAACCGGTCACCGCGCGCTGGAAGGACGTCGACTGCTGGACCGTCGTCATGGGCACGTAGGCACCCCGGGCGGCCGACACGGCGATCACGGTCGCCGTGTCGGCGGCGGCCATCAGCGCCTGCCCCGACAGCGCACCGCCCTCCCGGGCCAGCCGCCGCGACCAGGGCAGCCGCAGGACCGCGCGGTCGCCGCCCAGCACCTCCACGGACAGGCCGAGTTCGAGGACCCAGGGGGCGAAGTTGGCGGAGAGGACCTTGTCGGCCTCCGCAGCGTTCATCGTCATGAGGGGGATCGTTCCCGCCGCGCGTGGGCCGGATGCGGCAGCCGGTGGTTTCCCGCCGTCAGGAGAGCGTCCCCGCACCGGGATTGAACGCCCCACGGGGCCCGTGCGTACCACCAGCCGTCCAGGCGCCCCCGACGGCCGCCGAACGGCGGCGCGACTCCGGTCCCCCAGGAGGTCGAGAAGTTTGAGTCACAAGCGAATTCCGAAGCGCAAGGCCGCGATAGCGGCGGGCAGCGTGGTGGCACTCGGTGCGGCCGCGATCCTGCTCCCGAACGCCAACGCGTCGCAGGACGGCGCGTCGGACGGCGCCGCGGCCGCGCCGAGGACCCTGAAGGCGACGGACGCCTCGGATCTCGCCTCGCAGCTCGCCGGGCTCCTCGGCGACGCGTTCGCCGGCTCCTACTACGACGGCGACAAGCAGCAGCTCGTCGTCAACGTGGTACCGGGCGACGACAACAACGTGATCGTGCTGGCCGAGAAGGCGGGCGCGGCCGTCCGCGAGGTCGACAACAGCATGGCCGAGCTGGAGGCCGGAGCGCGGACGCTCAAGGCGAGGGCGACCATCCCCGGCACCTCGTGGGCCGTCGACCCGCGCACCAACAAGATCCTGGTCACCGCCGACAGCACCGTCACCGGCGACGAGTGGGACCGGCTGGAGTCCACCGTGCGGAGCCTCGGCCCCGGCATGGCGACCGTCAAGAAGTCCGCGGGCACGTTCAAGACGTTCGCCTCGGGCGGCGATGCCATCTTCGCCGGCGGTTCCCGCTGCTCCCTCGGCTTCAACGTCACCGCGGGCGACGGCTCGCCCGCCTTCCTGACCGCCGGTCACTGCGCCCTCGCGGGCGACCGGTGGTCGGACAGCCAGGGCGGGCAGCCGATCGCCACCGTCGACCAGGCCGTCTTCCCCGGCGAGGGGGACTTCGCGCTCGTCAGGTACGACGACCCCGCGACCCGGGCGCCCGGCGAGGTCGACCTCGGCGACCAGACGGTCCCGGTCTCCCGGGCGGCGGAGGCCACCGTCGGCCAGGAGGTGTTCCGGATGGGCAGCACCACCGGCCTCGCCGACGGCCGGGTGCTCGGTCTGAACGCCACGGTGAACTACCCGGAGGGCACGGTCACCGGTCTCATCCAGACCGACGTCTGCGCCGAGCCCGGCGACAGCGGCGGCTCGATGTTCACCCGGGACGGTCTCGCCATCGGCCTGACCTCGGGCGGCAGCGGCGACTGCACCGTGGGCGGCGAGACGTTCTTCCAGCCGGTCACCACGGCCCTGGCGGCGGTCGGAGCGACCCTCGGAGCCGGCGGCGCGGGCGCCGGCGACCAGGCGGGTGCCGGCGAGGAGGCCGGCGGTCAGGAGGCCGGTGGCGAGGGGGCCGGCGCGGGTGACCAGGCAGGCGGCGAGGGGGCCGGTGCGGGAGCCGGCCAGGACGCCGTGGAGGGCTCCGGTCCGGCCCGGTCCCACTGACGGCGCCTCAGCGGCACGGCGCCCCCGGACCCGGTCCCGCCACCCAGCCGTGGTGGGGCCGGGTCCGGCGATCGAGGATCAGCCCCGCGGCAGCGCCCGGAGCAGCAGCAGCGCGATGTCGTCCAGGCGGCCCTCCGCGTCCGCGGCGTGCCGGACCAGGGCGTCGGCGAGGTCGTCCAGGGGGCGGTCGCCGAGATCGGTGAGGCGGCGGCCCAGGTCGGCGAGGGCGTCCTCGAAGTCGGTGCCGGGGGACTCGACCAGGCCGTCGGTGTAGAGGACGAGCAGCGAACCGGGGGAGAAGGCGACCTCGGTCGACGGATAGGCCGCCGGGCCGACGATGCCCAGCAGCGGCCCGCCCGCGAGGTCCAGCACCCGCACCCGCCCGTCCGGCCTGCGCAGCAGCGGCGGCGGATGACCCGCACGGGACATCACGGCCCGCCCGCGCGCGGGATCGAGCCGCAGGTACAGACAGCTCGCGAACAGCTCGGAACCCAGGTCGAGCAGCAGCCGGTTGGTGCTGCGCATGACCTCCTCGGGCGGCTGCCCGACGGCCGTGTACGCGCGCACGGCCGTGCGGACCTGCCCCATCAGCCCGGCCGCCGTCACGTTGTGCCCCTGGACGTCCCCGATCACCGCCGCCGCCGTGCCCCGCGTCGGCACCAGGTCGTAGAAGTCGCCCCCGATCTCCATGCCCTGCGTG includes:
- a CDS encoding NHLP family bacteriocin export ABC transporter peptidase/permease/ATPase subunit encodes the protein MTTTQETRGRRRAAPPKREVPRSRAKTVRTPTVLQMEAVECGAASLAMVLGHYGRHVPLEELRIACGVSRDGSRASNLLKAARGYGLTAKGMQMDLAALAEVSAPAILFWEFNHYVVYDGMGRRFGRRGVFINDPGKGRRFVPLEEFDGSFTGVVLVMEPGEDFTRGGRRPGVLGAMPARLRGTAGTMPAVVLSSLLLVAVGAAVPGLSRTFIDEFLIGERTSMLGVLFASMGACVLLTLVLTWLQQANLLHGRIISSTLSSARFLRHLLRLPVTFFSQRSPADLVQRLQSNDAVAETLARDLSAAGVDAVVVVLYAVLLYTYDPQLTFVGIGVALLNIVAVRIVIRLRATRTAKLRADTARLTNTAYTGLQLIETMKATGGEDGYFRKWAGQHATTLEEQQRLGVPSAWLGIVAPTLATLNSALILWIGGVRAVEGHISVGLLVAFQALVARFTAPLTRLNGVAGRIQDFAADVARLKDVENFRADPLYGRPGAGGSTRRLDGHVELQNLTFGYNPLDKPLLTGFDLTVGPGQQVALVGGSGSGKSTVSRLISGLYTPWEGVIRIDGQRIEDIPRGALAASVSFVDQDVFLFEGTVRDNVALWDPSIPDEAVVEALRDAALYDVIMRRPGGIHSPVEQDGRNFSGGQRQRLEIARALVRRPSILVLDEVTSALDAETELVVMDNLRRRGCACVVIAHRLSTVRDSDEIVVLDHGTVVERGRHEELVARGGAYAALVRER
- a CDS encoding HlyD family efflux transporter periplasmic adaptor subunit, whose translation is MQFRQQALARLQSPEELDLPVRFARPQGWLVLSVTVVAMAAASVWAVTGSVSSTVSAPAVLTYGQGSYVLQSPVAGQVTAVLAEEGERLPAGSPVLKVRTARGDTVVRTLDAGRITALAASVGQIIRTGANVAAVEKVSRAKAPLYATVYVPAENAAGIPAHAPVDLTVQSVPSQEYGVLRGEVKSVDRSARSAQQIAAFLGDSRLGEQFTEEGRPVAVTVELERSSATESGYAWSSADGPPFPLTSMTLATGSIRLADRRPVDWLLP
- a CDS encoding type A2 lantipeptide; this encodes MNSTPQVETAEISDADLDSVSGGLSVNAVNTLTGAVDSIAPVSALVDTAVGTVEGVTGLNTAPVTNLVAGL
- a CDS encoding PaaI family thioesterase, whose product is MTMNAAEADKVLSANFAPWVLELGLSVEVLGGDRAVLRLPWSRRLAREGGALSGQALMAAADTATVIAVSAARGAYVPMTTVQQSTSFQRAVTGSDVLVEAVLTKIGRRMAFADITMTAEESGLVAARASTVYALLG
- a CDS encoding S1 family peptidase produces the protein MSHKRIPKRKAAIAAGSVVALGAAAILLPNANASQDGASDGAAAAPRTLKATDASDLASQLAGLLGDAFAGSYYDGDKQQLVVNVVPGDDNNVIVLAEKAGAAVREVDNSMAELEAGARTLKARATIPGTSWAVDPRTNKILVTADSTVTGDEWDRLESTVRSLGPGMATVKKSAGTFKTFASGGDAIFAGGSRCSLGFNVTAGDGSPAFLTAGHCALAGDRWSDSQGGQPIATVDQAVFPGEGDFALVRYDDPATRAPGEVDLGDQTVPVSRAAEATVGQEVFRMGSTTGLADGRVLGLNATVNYPEGTVTGLIQTDVCAEPGDSGGSMFTRDGLAIGLTSGGSGDCTVGGETFFQPVTTALAAVGATLGAGGAGAGDQAGAGEEAGGQEAGGEGAGAGDQAGGEGAGAGAGQDAVEGSGPARSH